GTCAAGAAATCTGCAAAACCTTCGGCGTCCAAGAAAAAGCCTGGCCCTAAACGACCGTCTGCTATCCCTCAAAGACTGTTGTCCTCAACTTCGACTACACCGTCTAAACCTAACGCTGCTATTCCCGAGACACCCACACAGGTCAAGGATGAGCCTGAAGATTTATCGCCTGCTTCCTCGTCCATTCCGCCGGCCGAGATCACTAATCTGTCAACGCCGTCGCAGCAAGATGGTGACGAAAATTCTGGGACAGGCAAAAGACCGGTTAAGTGGATGCGTGTGAAAAAACCATTGAAAGAGCTTTTGCAAAAAATTATGGTGGAGATcagaaagaaggatgacTATGCGCTGTTTGAAGAACCTGGTCAGCCCTCTCATAACTTGGCCAAAAGGTATTATCGCTGATGCGCATATAGTTGACCTGGAGGCTTTCCCTGACTATCTTGATGTTGTCGGCGGAGAAGATAATATGATGGATATGGGCACCATGCAAGCCAAGGTTGATCGCGACGAGTACCGGAATATTGACCAAATTGAGGTGAGTACTACTATGTACTGCTACCAACTCCTTAATGAATGACTAACAAGTAAAAATCGAATAGGGTGATCTTCGAACGCTTGCAAGTGCTGCGCAAAAGTTCAATCCGCCCGGAACAATCCCTCACAAGTCGGCAGGGATCATCCTCGCCCATGGTCTCAAGCACATTGAACGTTCTCGTCCTCTTGTTTTAACTCCTCCCTCCACTCCACGCGATTCTGCCACACCTGCCAGGGCAACATCTGTCCTTTCCACCCGCGAGCTGACAGCTGCTCTTGAAGATAGGAAGGCAAGGGATGATGTGCCTCCCAATCTTTACATTCCCGAAGAAATgctttctttccctccGAACAGTGCTATGGCTCGCGCAGTCGGCTGGAATCTCAACGGAGGTAAACGTATGTACAACAAGCGTATATCTCGTGCGCGTGAAAAGTTTGGTGGAAAATGGCGCAACTGGACGACAGACGGTAGTCGTGATATCGCAGAGGCGGATGATATCCACATGCTTTTTGATCCATGGCGGGTGAGGACAGGTGAAGAATGGAAAAAGGTCCCTGATTGGCAGGCGCTGAGGAACGAGGCAAATTGGTGGGAACTAGAAATGCCTCCACCACCGCCTCAGTCAGCGGCCCAGCAAGCCCCCTTACCGTTTAATCCTGGCGAGCCGCGGTTGGACAAGGTGCCCCTTCATGAGTTTGCCCCTTACGATTTCGGCCAGTATCCTTCCATATCATCGGAAATATCCTTCTTACGTCAGCGTATACCAAATGTgtctgaagaagaagatattCTCTCTGAACACATCCGGCCAGTCTATCCTCGATTAAAAAAAGGTGAATCAGCACCACCGCCTAATCTTATAAACATATACGATGGGCCGCTCAGACGGACGGCAGGCGATTGGGTGAGGGAAATGGCGACGGGCGGCGTAATAGGGGAGGCTTACATTGATAGTCTTAATAGATTTGTCAAGGGAGCGATGAAGGAGGGTGCTGAGAAGAATTTACCTGGAAATGAGGAGCAGGATTCAAAGCCAAAGTTGGGAAGAGACAGCGATCAGCTTCCATTGGACGAATACGTCATGACCAGCTACCACGCGCCCTTGCTCCAAACTGTTACGCGTCAAACGATCCACAAGATGCTTGGCCACCTTTCATCTGCATCCTCACGTCCCGATGTCATTCGTCCTATGG
This DNA window, taken from Cryptococcus gattii WM276 chromosome C, complete sequence, encodes the following:
- a CDS encoding Hypothetical protein (Similar to TIGR gene model, INSD accession AAW42188.1; CNC02200), which gives rise to MVNSPPQALPPIKLKLSLSNIHQPSTPTPTHNKKGKHTALPTNPSDAHSSTPLPRPKLKLNAAASSSFRINLPAAGSSTADLPTVATPTPSTAASPANRITPSGSASKVQTSPGKKSSVKKSAKPSASKKKPGPKRPSAIPQRLLSSTSTTPSKPNAAIPETPTQVKDEPEDLSPASSSIPPAEITNLSTPSQQDGDENSGTGKRPVKWMRVKKPLKELLQKIMVEIRKKDDYALFEEPVDLEAFPDYLDVVGGEDNMMDMGTMQAKVDRDEYRNIDQIEGDLRTLASAAQKFNPPGTIPHKSAGIILAHGLKHIERSRPLVLTPPSTPRDSATPARATSVLSTRELTAALEDRKARDDVPPNLYIPEEMLSFPPNSAMARAVGWNLNGGKRMYNKRISRAREKFGGKWRNWTTDGSRDIAEADDIHMLFDPWRVRTGEEWKKVPDWQALRNEANWWELEMPPPPPQSAAQQAPLPFNPGEPRLDKVPLHEFAPYDFGQYPSISSEISFLRQRIPNVSEEEDILSEHIRPVYPRLKKGESAPPPNLINIYDGPLRRTAGDWVREMATGGVIGEAYIDSLNRFVKGAMKEGAEKNLPGNEEQDSKPKLGRDSDQLPLDEYVMTSYHAPLLQTVTRQTIHKMLGHLSSASSRPDVIRPMAKAAYAHVALRLLTAPSNPMDIKPLLREEGDFMYQGVGGKSGVNVGLEWTGGELSRLVEKMRVQKEYVAGKRKREEGNQVEGETKRIKAEEAEETDSTVITDKPSLVSESVTIPHTTQSRDDAALSGEPEKISDEELKRLRLELVALSKFYPLPALKKMSKEEAARLLPVNVRGLMCRP